DNA from Archaeoglobus veneficus SNP6:
TCTTCTGTGGGCAGCAAAGGCTATTTCGACCTCGTCGAAAATTCCCATCTGCCTGATTCTCTCTTTGTGATAGTCCATAACCTCTCTGTAGTAGGGGAGCTTGCTCCCGTGTCCGACTATTATCAAACCCTTCAAACGACCACCTCCTTCAGCATAAACTATCACGTTATCCGATCTTATCTCGAGTTTTTCGTCAATTCTCTCGTTCTTCATACCGAGATTCTCCATGACAACAATCTTACGTGCGATTCGAGAAAGTCTAACAATATCAAACTTTGAATCGGCGAGAATAATTACTTTTCCTCTACATCGGAGCAGGGCTTTTATTTCTTCCATCGCCTCTCTTGCGTGGGCACTTACAATAGCAACCTCGCACAAATCGACTCCAAGCCTTGCAAGAGCGAGCTGGACGCTGCTGATCCCCGGCTCAACCACGCCTTTTATTTTTGTTCCCAATCCTGAAACCATGGGGTCGCCGGTGGAGAGCACAACCACATTCTTTTCTTTTCCCACATTCTCTATTTCTCTGTAGGTTTCCCCATCGAATTTCTTTATAACGATGGATTTGCCCTTTATGTGCTTCTTGGCGAGTTCTATTGCTTTTTTGCTTCCGTAAACAACTTCTGCTTCCTCTATAAGCCTTGCAGCCCTTTCCGTTATCTGCCCTTCAGCAATTCCCACACCAACGATGTATATCATATTCTTCCACCCAACAGGATTACGTCCTCAACCCCCTCGTTTATGCTTCTTGCCCTTTCAAGGATTGCTTTTCTGTAGAACTCTTCTTTCCTTGCAACGTCCACTTTCTTTCCTCGCAGTTCCGGAATCGCCCACTTGACGAGGAGTGACGGCTTTCCCACGATGATCACTTTTCCCCTTGCGGCTCTGAGCCCTTCTGTTATGTGAACTCCAAATACGATGGGTTGATAGCCGGGCAGGTTCTCCTTTGCCCAGCGCCACCCTCCTCGTCCCGTTGTTATTACGAGCCTGTCGTACATTGACGCAATTTCAGCCTTGACATCGATGAGCTTCCTGCACCACGGTTCGACGAAGCCAGTGGTGCCGAGGATGGATATGCCACCTTTTATTCCGAGCTTCTCGTTGTCCGTTTTCTTTGCAATTTTCTCTCCTGAAGGAACTTCAACAGTGATTTTTCCTTTGAAGTCAAACTCATCAGCGTACTTCCTGAAATTTTCGAGAATCTGCCTCATCGCCGCTCTGCTGACTGCCTTTTCTCCTTTCTTCTCTCCGATTCCCCTTCCAAATTCAATTTCGGCCTCTCCGCTGCTGGACACCCTCGCGACGAACTCCATGCCGTCGGTCACATCAAAAGCATGATCTCCGGCGAACTTCCTTGCTATGCAGACACCTTTCTGCTGAACTCTCACGTTTACATCGATACCTGACGGTGTTGAAACTGTAACGCTTTCCTCGCCAGAAATTGCCCCGCATATCGCCGCGCTTGTGGTTGTTGCTGTCGTTATCCCTCTGCGAAGATAGCCATCGGGTGTCAGGATGTACAGTCCGCTTTCAACCTTTCTTCTCACTTCTGCACTTCCCTCTTCCTCTGCACGTTGTTTTACCCAGTCCTCCGGGTATTTGTAGAGTTCAAGTGGATCAACAAGTCTCATCTTCCTTTGCAAGGCTCATCATTCCATTTAGAATCGCAACGCAAATGGTCGAACCTCCTCTCGGGCCAGCAGTGGTTATGGACGGCACATCGAGCTGCCTTATCATCTCTTTGGATTCTGCTGCATTTACGAATCCAACAGGGGTTGCAACGATGAGGGCTGGCTTTATTCCCTCCTTCACTATATCATAGAGCGCCAATGCTGCCGAAGGTGCATTTCCCACGGCAACTATGTTACCTTCGAGTTTATTCCTCAACTTCCTGAAGCCGGAAGCTGTTCTTGTATCATCCCCATTGCTCTCTCCATAATCCACCGCAACTGTAACGTTTTTCGCCCTGAGTCCAGCCTTAACCATGTGTACATCAACGATAATGTCTCTTCCTTCTTTAATGGCTTCAATTCCCGTCTTCACAGCATTTTTATGGAATCTCAAAATTCCGGCAACACTCAAATCACCAGTCGCAATTACACACCTCTTTATTATGAAATCCTCGGGTGTGTCGCCAAAGTATCTGTTCACAACTTCGTAGCTCTGCCTTGTTATCTCGATGGCTTTGCTTGTCGCAGCACCGCTTGCTTCCATCTCCTTTCTTCCTGCTTCCCTCAGACGGTACTTCCTGCTATATCCCCTTGGAGTGATGAACCTGCCACCCATCAGCTTGCTCTCCGAATTCGAGACGAAGAGAATGGTATGCATATCTACGGCGTCAGGATTCTCCATTATTTCATCCGGGGTAGTAATATACACCTCTTCTTCATCCCTTGTAGCGTTTTTGACGATTCCCACTGGCACATTTCCTCTAAATTTCTTCACGAGTTCCATCGCCTTTACGAGGTTGCCTCTCCTTTTCCTGCTTGAGGGGTTGTAGATGGCAATTACGTAATCACCGAGGAGTGCAGCAACGAGTCTGCGCTCTATAGCCTCCCACGGCGTTAACAAATCGCTCAGGCTTACAACTGCGTGATCTCCGCTCACTGCGGAGCCGAGCAGAGGGGATGCTGCGGAAAGGGCTGTAACTCCAGGAATAACCTCGTATTCGATATCAACCCCATTTTCGGCAACATACTCTGCCACGAGGGAAGCCATGCCGTAGATACTTGGATCGCCACCGCTAACAAGGCTTACCACATTGCTTTCTGCAAGTTTGACTGCCCTTCTTACTCTCTCTACCTCTTCACCCATTCTGCTTTCGATAATTTCTCCTTTCACGATTTCTCTTATCCTGTCTACGTAGGTTCTGTGGCCTATAACATAGTCTGAAGATTGGAGAGCCTTTACGGCTTTAATCGTGAGAAAATCCGCGTCGCCTGGGCCGATTCCGACAACGTAGAGTTTACCTTGCGATCGCAATTGTTACACCTCCATAGACTCTCTTCGGGAAGATTAGCTGTTTCTCTTTCGAGCAGTAGAGGGCACACGCCTCAGCAACGCTCCTCAGACCAATGTCTTCAGCCCT
Protein-coding regions in this window:
- a CDS encoding cobalt-precorrin-5B (C(1))-methyltransferase; translation: MRLVDPLELYKYPEDWVKQRAEEEGSAEVRRKVESGLYILTPDGYLRRGITTATTTSAAICGAISGEESVTVSTPSGIDVNVRVQQKGVCIARKFAGDHAFDVTDGMEFVARVSSSGEAEIEFGRGIGEKKGEKAVSRAAMRQILENFRKYADEFDFKGKITVEVPSGEKIAKKTDNEKLGIKGGISILGTTGFVEPWCRKLIDVKAEIASMYDRLVITTGRGGWRWAKENLPGYQPIVFGVHITEGLRAARGKVIIVGKPSLLVKWAIPELRGKKVDVARKEEFYRKAILERARSINEGVEDVILLGGRI
- a CDS encoding cobalt-precorrin-7 (C(5))-methyltransferase; its protein translation is MIYIVGVGIAEGQITERAARLIEEAEVVYGSKKAIELAKKHIKGKSIVIKKFDGETYREIENVGKEKNVVVLSTGDPMVSGLGTKIKGVVEPGISSVQLALARLGVDLCEVAIVSAHAREAMEEIKALLRCRGKVIILADSKFDIVRLSRIARKIVVMENLGMKNERIDEKLEIRSDNVIVYAEGGGRLKGLIIVGHGSKLPYYREVMDYHKERIRQMGIFDEVEIAFAAHRRKPTVDEVVKKMESSVIYLVPLFMAYGVHTTEELPEKLGLEFKEGVIEGEFEGKKVILCEPVGKDDFITYAILNRVFSAKSGSDGCK
- the cobJ gene encoding precorrin-3B C(17)-methyltransferase, which gives rise to MRSQGKLYVVGIGPGDADFLTIKAVKALQSSDYVIGHRTYVDRIREIVKGEIIESRMGEEVERVRRAVKLAESNVVSLVSGGDPSIYGMASLVAEYVAENGVDIEYEVIPGVTALSAASPLLGSAVSGDHAVVSLSDLLTPWEAIERRLVAALLGDYVIAIYNPSSRKRRGNLVKAMELVKKFRGNVPVGIVKNATRDEEEVYITTPDEIMENPDAVDMHTILFVSNSESKLMGGRFITPRGYSRKYRLREAGRKEMEASGAATSKAIEITRQSYEVVNRYFGDTPEDFIIKRCVIATGDLSVAGILRFHKNAVKTGIEAIKEGRDIIVDVHMVKAGLRAKNVTVAVDYGESNGDDTRTASGFRKLRNKLEGNIVAVGNAPSAALALYDIVKEGIKPALIVATPVGFVNAAESKEMIRQLDVPSITTAGPRGGSTICVAILNGMMSLAKEDETC